A single window of uncultured Pseudodesulfovibrio sp. DNA harbors:
- the recA gene encoding recombinase RecA translates to MARKAVDPEVLRKEALGTALTTIERKFGKGSIMRMDGEASHSIPAIPTGSIGLDMALGIGGVPRGRVIEIYGPESSGKTTLALHIIAQAQKAGGNAAFIDAEHALDPGYAKRLGVKTDDLLISQPDYGEQALEIADLLVRSSAIDVVVIDSVAALIPQAELEGQMGETQVGGQARLMSHALRKLTGTIHKSNCVVIFINQIRMKIGMTGYGNPETTSGGNALKFYASCRLDIRRIQTLKDKDEAYGIRARIKVVKNKVAPPFRQALVDVLYGQGISRMGELIDMGVEHGIIEKSGSWFAYGSEKLGQGKENVRQLLQDNPDIAESIEEKLMTHLGYRDEVEEAGDAGK, encoded by the coding sequence ATGGCACGAAAAGCCGTTGATCCTGAAGTTCTGCGCAAAGAGGCGCTCGGCACTGCCCTGACTACCATTGAACGCAAGTTCGGCAAAGGCTCGATCATGCGTATGGACGGCGAAGCGTCCCACTCCATACCCGCTATCCCGACCGGTTCCATCGGTTTGGACATGGCATTGGGTATTGGTGGCGTACCACGCGGTCGCGTCATAGAAATTTATGGCCCGGAATCCTCGGGTAAAACCACATTGGCCCTGCACATCATTGCCCAGGCCCAAAAAGCTGGCGGCAATGCCGCGTTCATTGATGCCGAGCATGCTCTGGACCCCGGCTATGCGAAACGACTGGGCGTCAAGACCGACGACCTGCTCATTTCCCAGCCAGATTACGGCGAACAAGCTCTTGAAATCGCAGACTTGCTCGTACGTTCCAGCGCAATTGACGTCGTGGTTATCGACTCCGTTGCCGCACTCATTCCGCAGGCCGAACTTGAAGGCCAAATGGGTGAAACGCAGGTGGGCGGTCAGGCTCGACTCATGTCCCACGCGCTCAGAAAGCTGACCGGCACCATCCACAAGTCCAACTGTGTCGTTATTTTCATCAACCAAATTCGCATGAAGATCGGCATGACCGGCTACGGTAACCCGGAGACAACGTCTGGCGGTAATGCACTCAAATTCTACGCCTCCTGCCGTCTCGACATCCGCCGCATCCAGACCTTGAAGGACAAGGACGAAGCATACGGCATCCGTGCCCGTATCAAGGTCGTCAAGAACAAGGTCGCTCCGCCCTTCCGTCAGGCATTGGTTGACGTTTTGTACGGCCAAGGCATCAGCCGCATGGGAGAACTGATCGACATGGGTGTAGAGCACGGTATTATCGAAAAATCCGGTTCATGGTTCGCCTATGGTTCCGAAAAACTCGGACAGGGCAAAGAAAATGTCCGTCAGTTATTGCAGGATAACCCTGATATCGCCGAGTCCATTGAAGAGAAACTGATGACTCATCTCGGATATCGGGACGAAGTCGAAGAAGCCGGAGACGCCGGCAAATAA
- a CDS encoding tRNA(5-methylaminomethyl-2-thiouridylate) methyltransferase, with product MNKHYDALALLSGGLDSILAIRTVMDQGLTVLGLHFVTPFFGKPELIPFWKEHYGIDAVEVDIRQKYVDMMLDGPSQGFGKWLNPCIDCKITMLSHAVKLLPEYGAKFLISGEVVGQRPMSQRADALNLITKRAHVRDVLLRPLSAKNLNPTPMEESGLVDRERLLDWSGRGRKPQYALAEQYGFTEIPTPGGGCCLTEASGAGRFVKLLMHRERPSATDFSLARAGRQYWAGTNWLTFGRTAEDNQQIEACIEPADYVFKVVNFPGPLAVGRPVAGDWSTEAVHDAAALMASYSGKARKHFEATGEKVGVTVKRGKSSEVVKIAPTRESILEWAEPKPEIVKEWKKTQADSEA from the coding sequence ATGAATAAACACTACGACGCGCTTGCGCTGTTGTCCGGCGGCTTGGATTCGATTCTGGCTATACGGACCGTGATGGACCAGGGATTGACTGTGCTCGGTTTGCACTTTGTCACGCCCTTTTTTGGTAAACCGGAATTGATCCCTTTTTGGAAGGAACATTACGGTATTGATGCCGTGGAAGTGGATATTCGGCAGAAGTATGTCGATATGATGCTCGACGGTCCTTCTCAAGGGTTTGGCAAGTGGCTTAACCCGTGCATCGACTGCAAGATTACCATGCTTTCGCATGCGGTGAAGCTGTTGCCTGAATACGGTGCAAAGTTCCTTATTTCCGGCGAAGTGGTGGGGCAACGGCCCATGAGTCAGCGGGCCGATGCTTTGAATCTTATCACCAAACGGGCACATGTCCGCGACGTGTTACTTCGGCCTTTGAGTGCGAAGAATTTGAACCCCACCCCCATGGAAGAATCTGGTTTGGTAGACCGTGAACGTCTTCTTGATTGGTCCGGGCGCGGTCGCAAGCCGCAGTATGCACTGGCCGAGCAGTATGGATTCACCGAGATTCCGACTCCCGGCGGCGGGTGTTGTTTGACCGAGGCCTCCGGCGCCGGACGGTTCGTCAAGTTGCTCATGCACCGCGAGCGTCCGTCAGCCACTGATTTTTCCTTGGCCCGTGCCGGTCGTCAGTATTGGGCCGGAACCAATTGGCTGACCTTTGGCCGAACCGCAGAAGATAATCAGCAGATCGAAGCCTGTATCGAACCTGCCGATTATGTTTTCAAAGTCGTGAATTTCCCCGGACCGCTTGCTGTAGGACGTCCTGTGGCAGGAGATTGGAGCACTGAAGCCGTGCATGATGCGGCCGCTCTGATGGCTTCCTATTCCGGCAAGGCTCGAAAGCATTTCGAAGCGACAGGTGAGAAAGTCGGTGTGACGGTTAAGCGTGGAAAGTCCAGTGAAGTCGTCAAGATCGCACCGACTCGTGAGAGCATCCTTGAGTGGGCAGAACCCAAACCCGAAATCGTGAAGGAATGGAAAAAGACTCAGGCTGATTCCGAAGCCTAG
- a CDS encoding calcium/sodium antiporter encodes MTIDIITFCAAAVLLWFGANWIVTSAALIARKYNVSELVIGLTIVALGTSAPEFLVTMNAAFRGHNDISLSNVVGSNIFNLGFILGLMAVIKPLVSNRTIVYRDGLLLFLTTAGILAVSFVGELGRWFGAGLMALLVSYLVYLGMKRESPGEDELEELKDRSVKWLDYVLLIGGFAAIAMGGHLMVSAATSIATSLGVSSWVIGVTIVAAGTSLPELVTCLAASVKGKNEMLLGNLIGSDFFNFAGVLGLTCLLKPLPVSPEASSGLIVLVGMVGLVLILLRTGWRVSRWEGALLIAINLVRWARDFMA; translated from the coding sequence ATGACCATAGACATCATCACTTTTTGCGCTGCCGCAGTTCTGCTTTGGTTTGGCGCTAACTGGATCGTGACCTCGGCTGCCCTTATCGCCCGAAAATACAACGTGTCCGAACTGGTTATCGGCCTGACTATTGTAGCACTCGGGACTTCGGCGCCGGAATTTCTTGTGACCATGAATGCCGCGTTCCGTGGGCACAACGATATTTCCCTGTCCAATGTGGTGGGGTCCAACATATTCAATCTCGGATTTATCCTTGGCCTTATGGCCGTGATAAAGCCCCTGGTGTCTAACAGAACAATCGTCTATCGCGACGGCCTGCTGCTGTTTCTGACTACTGCCGGTATCCTTGCGGTGTCCTTTGTGGGTGAGCTTGGACGTTGGTTTGGTGCCGGGTTGATGGCTTTGCTTGTCAGCTACCTTGTTTATCTGGGCATGAAGCGCGAGTCGCCGGGTGAAGATGAGTTGGAAGAGCTCAAGGACCGGTCCGTGAAATGGCTGGATTATGTGCTGCTTATCGGTGGATTCGCAGCCATTGCCATGGGCGGTCATCTTATGGTGTCTGCGGCCACATCCATTGCCACATCGCTCGGAGTATCGTCGTGGGTTATCGGGGTGACTATCGTCGCCGCCGGAACCAGCCTGCCAGAACTCGTCACTTGTCTGGCCGCTTCGGTCAAAGGCAAGAATGAGATGCTGCTTGGTAATCTTATTGGGTCCGACTTTTTTAATTTTGCCGGAGTGCTTGGCCTGACCTGCCTACTTAAGCCGCTGCCTGTTTCACCAGAAGCCTCCAGTGGCCTTATCGTGCTGGTGGGCATGGTCGGATTGGTCCTAATCCTGTTGCGCACCGGCTGGCGGGTTTCCCGTTGGGAAGGTGCACTTCTGATTGCCATCAATCTCGTTCGTTGGGCACGTGACTTCATGGCGTAG
- a CDS encoding alkaline phosphatase, with protein sequence MIILGKSFAKCALVLILAVTFMVGGQVKSADAKAKTAKYIFLFVGDGMGLPQRAATAAYTGKKLAIDAMPAQGITTTFAANRFITGSAASATSLASGIKTNINYIGVDPNFKPVKTIAEMAKEQGKRVGIVSSVSIDHATPAAFYAHVKTRKMYHEIDVALAKSGFDFFAGGGLKDPAGKKSKAPQGDALKIAKDNGYTIINNKKDFMAIKPGDGKILAWNEWLQDGKALPYVMDMTEKDITLPEFTSKAIEMLDNDKGFFLMVEGGKIDWACHANDATASILNTISFDESVQKALAFYKKHPKDTLIVVTGDHECGGLTLGFAGTKYGSHFEILGQQKVSFQKFTDEIFADFKKKGGNFEAMKPVITKNFGLKFSGDPKKDALALADFQIAEIKTAFDRSMAGKEKASGSEYIMYGEYEPIAVAITHVLNQKAGLGWTSYKHTGVPVSTSAIGVGSASFNGSYDNVDIATKIMSLMGLKAKPQYVNSGKMQMAAN encoded by the coding sequence ATGATTATTTTGGGAAAAAGTTTTGCAAAATGTGCACTGGTGCTCATTTTGGCCGTCACATTCATGGTTGGTGGGCAGGTCAAGTCTGCTGACGCAAAAGCAAAAACCGCCAAATATATATTCCTTTTTGTCGGTGACGGCATGGGGTTGCCCCAACGTGCCGCGACTGCCGCTTATACCGGCAAAAAATTGGCTATCGATGCCATGCCTGCACAGGGGATTACCACTACTTTCGCTGCCAATCGGTTCATCACCGGTTCCGCAGCCTCGGCCACGTCTTTGGCTTCAGGTATCAAGACCAACATCAACTATATTGGTGTGGACCCGAATTTCAAGCCGGTTAAGACCATTGCTGAAATGGCCAAGGAACAGGGCAAGAGGGTCGGCATCGTTTCTTCCGTGTCTATCGATCACGCTACCCCGGCCGCTTTCTATGCTCACGTCAAGACCCGTAAAATGTACCATGAAATCGATGTGGCCCTTGCCAAGTCCGGCTTCGATTTCTTTGCCGGTGGTGGTTTGAAAGACCCCGCAGGCAAGAAATCCAAGGCTCCGCAGGGGGATGCCCTCAAGATTGCCAAAGACAATGGGTACACTATCATCAATAACAAGAAAGACTTTATGGCCATTAAGCCCGGTGACGGTAAAATTCTGGCTTGGAACGAATGGCTGCAGGACGGCAAGGCGCTTCCGTATGTCATGGATATGACCGAGAAGGATATTACCCTGCCTGAGTTTACGTCCAAGGCCATTGAAATGCTCGACAATGACAAGGGCTTTTTTCTGATGGTTGAAGGCGGGAAAATCGACTGGGCATGTCATGCAAACGACGCCACCGCATCCATCTTGAACACCATCTCCTTTGATGAATCCGTACAAAAGGCACTGGCTTTCTATAAAAAACACCCGAAAGACACCTTGATTGTTGTGACCGGTGATCATGAGTGCGGCGGGCTGACCCTTGGCTTTGCCGGAACCAAGTACGGTTCCCATTTTGAAATTCTGGGTCAGCAGAAAGTCTCCTTCCAGAAATTCACAGACGAAATCTTTGCTGATTTCAAAAAGAAGGGTGGCAATTTCGAAGCCATGAAGCCTGTTATCACCAAAAACTTTGGTTTGAAGTTCTCCGGCGATCCCAAGAAGGACGCTTTGGCTTTGGCAGATTTTCAGATTGCCGAGATCAAGACCGCTTTTGATCGTTCAATGGCAGGCAAGGAAAAGGCCAGTGGTTCGGAATATATTATGTACGGCGAATATGAGCCTATTGCAGTGGCTATTACCCATGTGCTCAACCAGAAAGCTGGCCTTGGCTGGACTTCCTACAAGCATACAGGTGTGCCGGTTTCCACCTCCGCCATCGGTGTTGGTTCTGCCTCCTTTAACGGAAGCTATGACAACGTTGATATCGCCACTAAGATCATGTCTCTTATGGGCCTGAAGGCCAAGCCGCAGTATGTAAACTCCGGCAAGATGCAGATGGCTGCCAACTAG